From a single Beijerinckia sp. 28-YEA-48 genomic region:
- a CDS encoding LysR substrate-binding domain-containing protein, with protein sequence MAATTGIEKAADLSFRQLRVFETIGDLKSVRRASEECGLSQPAVTQALAKLEQKIGAELVDRCASGSYLNELGAVFHARVKRFFQQIAIAITEAGAAATPESARWAANRLTRSQIRILLAVIAHGSRERASEALDISATSLQRAARILESNLRISLFYRTGAGMIVSPIGVRFGSKVKLALQEIEWGIEELESAQGCSSRQIVVGAMPSGGSVLVASILDDFLRLHPHADIRILNDSAALMIKSLAVGDVDVVIGLLPEAGGADLVSEALAQTPYLIVARRGHPLARKGRVTLDDLLAYDWVQGHAGSRRRASFEHLFAGRSGPRSPITTSAINVIRHLVGSSDRLTLMTTYELEHEDPELCAIPFSPILPVPSIGITKRANWLPTRLHADFIEMVRAHVAAKSTSVSVRKIG encoded by the coding sequence ATGGCCGCGACCACCGGCATCGAGAAGGCAGCCGACCTCAGCTTTCGGCAGCTGCGCGTTTTCGAGACCATCGGCGATCTCAAGAGCGTCCGGCGCGCATCGGAAGAATGCGGGCTATCACAACCCGCCGTGACGCAAGCGCTTGCCAAGCTCGAACAAAAGATCGGCGCCGAACTCGTCGATAGATGCGCCAGCGGTAGCTATCTCAATGAACTTGGCGCAGTGTTTCATGCGCGTGTGAAGCGCTTCTTCCAACAGATTGCCATCGCCATCACGGAGGCGGGCGCCGCCGCGACGCCGGAAAGCGCACGCTGGGCTGCCAATCGGCTGACGCGTTCGCAAATCCGGATTCTGCTTGCGGTCATCGCACATGGTTCGCGCGAACGTGCGTCGGAGGCTTTGGACATTTCAGCTACGTCCTTGCAACGAGCAGCGCGCATACTGGAAAGCAATCTGCGCATTTCGCTGTTTTATCGCACCGGAGCCGGCATGATCGTGAGCCCCATTGGCGTGCGTTTTGGCAGCAAGGTGAAGCTCGCGTTGCAAGAAATCGAATGGGGAATCGAGGAGCTGGAAAGCGCACAGGGCTGTAGCAGCCGGCAGATCGTCGTTGGCGCCATGCCTTCAGGCGGCAGTGTCCTGGTGGCCTCTATTCTTGATGATTTTCTGCGACTGCATCCTCATGCCGATATCCGCATCCTCAACGATAGCGCCGCTTTGATGATCAAGAGCCTCGCCGTCGGCGACGTCGATGTGGTGATCGGCCTTTTGCCGGAAGCCGGCGGAGCGGACCTGGTCAGCGAAGCCCTGGCGCAGACGCCTTACTTGATCGTCGCGCGCCGGGGACATCCGCTGGCGCGCAAAGGCCGCGTCACGCTCGACGACCTCCTTGCCTACGATTGGGTTCAGGGCCATGCGGGTTCGCGGCGGCGCGCATCCTTCGAGCATTTGTTCGCCGGCCGCTCCGGCCCACGATCGCCCATTACCACATCGGCCATCAATGTGATCCGGCACCTCGTCGGCAGTAGCGACCGCTTGACGTTGATGACGACCTACGAACTGGAGCATGAGGATCCGGAATTGTGTGCGATTCCGTTTAGTCCGATCCTACCTGTACCCTCGATCGGCATCACCAAGCGTGCCAATTGGTTGCCGACACGTCTTCATGCCGATTTCATCGAAATGGTGCGCGCCCATGTTGCCGCGAAATCGACATCGGTATCCGTGCGCAAAATCGGCTGA
- a CDS encoding lactonase family protein, which translates to MWRRFVLWGGCLALLGTGGNAWAEDNAPVANRTAVFVGTQGSGPGQGIHAALLDETSGELTGGELAAEAERPTWLEIDPQRPLLYAVSEVGNDGKSEGSVASFVIEQPGGRLRALNRVGSGGGGATHLAYDAKGAALIVANFGGGQVSALPVLPDGKLEPVSSVQTNTGSGPHRRQTSPHAHGVALDPSERFVLAADMGADRVFVYRWDRANKTLSPGSMPFAAFPPGSGPRHLSFSRDGRFAFVLSELSSEIFTLAWNAASGHLTEQTRIALDAPDYAGGKGASEIVLSRDGRFLYALNRGQSAIQAYAVDPASGALALLQTLPSGGQIPWHARITPSGKWMIVANQGSGTLTLFAIDAGSGKLSASPHSLAIAKPANVAFFPPR; encoded by the coding sequence ATGTGGCGTCGCTTCGTTCTATGGGGAGGCTGCCTCGCTCTCTTGGGTACGGGCGGCAACGCCTGGGCGGAGGATAACGCGCCCGTCGCCAACCGTACGGCCGTGTTCGTCGGCACGCAAGGTAGTGGACCGGGTCAAGGCATTCATGCGGCGCTGCTCGACGAAACAAGCGGTGAATTGACAGGAGGCGAGCTCGCCGCCGAAGCCGAGCGCCCAACATGGCTCGAAATAGACCCACAACGCCCCCTGCTCTACGCTGTGAGTGAGGTTGGTAACGATGGCAAATCCGAAGGGAGTGTCGCCAGTTTCGTGATCGAACAGCCGGGCGGACGTTTGCGGGCCTTGAACCGCGTTGGTTCGGGCGGCGGTGGTGCGACGCACCTTGCCTATGACGCGAAGGGCGCCGCTCTGATCGTCGCTAATTTCGGTGGCGGCCAGGTCAGTGCTCTTCCGGTTCTGCCAGACGGAAAGCTGGAACCTGTGAGCTCGGTACAAACCAATACCGGATCGGGCCCGCACCGCCGCCAGACCAGCCCGCACGCGCATGGTGTTGCGTTGGATCCGAGCGAGCGCTTCGTCCTGGCCGCGGATATGGGCGCCGATCGGGTCTTCGTCTATCGCTGGGATAGAGCCAATAAGACGCTTTCGCCAGGTTCAATGCCGTTCGCGGCTTTCCCGCCAGGCTCGGGACCGCGACACCTCTCGTTCTCGCGCGATGGACGCTTTGCCTTTGTGCTGAGCGAACTCAGCAGCGAGATTTTCACTCTTGCCTGGAATGCTGCTTCAGGTCATCTCACCGAGCAAACGCGGATCGCTCTTGATGCGCCGGACTATGCGGGCGGCAAAGGTGCATCTGAGATCGTATTGTCGCGCGATGGACGCTTCCTTTATGCGCTGAATCGTGGCCAAAGCGCGATCCAAGCCTATGCGGTCGACCCAGCTTCTGGGGCCCTCGCGCTCCTGCAAACCTTGCCAAGCGGCGGACAGATCCCCTGGCATGCGCGGATCACACCAAGCGGCAAATGGATGATCGTCGCAAATCAAGGTTCCGGCACGCTCACCCTCTTTGCCATCGACGCTGGGTCTGGCAAATTGTCGGCGTCCCCTCATAGTCTCGCGATTGCAAAGCCGGCGAATGTCGCATTTTTTCCGCCACGATGA
- a CDS encoding protocatechuate 3,4-dioxygenase: MAQIVFGMAIPHSGMLGQKAEDWLGNGERDRKNPTLWYRNRTWTYPELYDERRAEGFDRLLTLEERQVRSARCTAAIAEMRRAYEAANVDVAIILGKDQKEIFVDMTPSIAIYTGEEVHNGPPQRSVYAPDHPVMHHCHPELALHLIGSLEAQGFDITDLMKWPGNVWMKGEPIVPHAFGFVYRQVMNDNPPPHVPILMNTFYTPTQPSMARSVAFGKALLKAVEAWDSDKRVAVIASGGLSHFVCDEAFDRKIISYLGDYDFDALVEVDDRSYQSGTSEIKLYSAMMVSLQKAGAKMTLVDYVPCYRTEAGTGEGMGFMYWAPQA; the protein is encoded by the coding sequence ATGGCGCAGATCGTATTTGGAATGGCCATCCCGCATAGCGGGATGCTCGGTCAAAAGGCGGAGGATTGGCTCGGCAATGGGGAGCGTGACCGGAAGAATCCGACTCTCTGGTATCGCAATAGGACCTGGACCTATCCCGAACTTTACGACGAGCGCCGGGCTGAAGGGTTCGATCGCCTTCTGACGCTGGAAGAGCGCCAGGTACGCTCGGCACGTTGCACGGCGGCGATCGCGGAAATGCGCCGTGCCTATGAAGCCGCCAATGTCGATGTCGCTATCATTCTCGGCAAAGATCAGAAAGAGATTTTTGTCGACATGACGCCTTCGATCGCTATCTATACTGGCGAAGAGGTGCATAACGGGCCGCCGCAGCGATCGGTCTATGCGCCGGACCACCCGGTGATGCACCACTGCCACCCGGAACTTGCCCTGCATCTCATCGGATCGCTGGAAGCACAAGGCTTCGACATCACCGATTTGATGAAATGGCCCGGCAATGTCTGGATGAAGGGCGAGCCGATCGTCCCGCATGCATTCGGCTTCGTCTATCGGCAGGTGATGAACGACAACCCGCCGCCCCACGTACCAATTCTGATGAACACGTTCTACACACCGACGCAACCGTCGATGGCGCGTAGCGTCGCCTTTGGCAAGGCGTTGTTGAAGGCGGTCGAAGCCTGGGACAGCGACAAGCGCGTGGCTGTGATTGCGTCCGGTGGTTTGTCGCATTTCGTCTGCGACGAAGCCTTTGACCGCAAGATCATCAGCTATCTCGGCGATTATGATTTCGACGCACTGGTTGAGGTCGACGATCGATCCTATCAATCTGGTACGTCCGAGATCAAACTTTACAGCGCTATGATGGTGTCGTTGCAGAAAGCGGGCGCCAAGATGACCCTTGTCGATTATGTGCCCTGCTACCGCACGGAAGCGGGCACCGGTGAAGGCATGGGCTTCATGTATTGGGCGCCGCAGGCTTGA
- a CDS encoding amidohydrolase family protein: protein MVSYVDIHPHVISDDANRYPLAPLFGKRSDWSRERPCTVETLIAAMDDASVDKAAVVHSSTTYGFDNSYVADACAQYSDRLVAVGSIDILQPDATEEIHRWVDRGLVGLRLFTGGSTKDFDPSDLEDPRSFPAWELCGELGLPMCIQTGPIGLAPVAALAHRFPNVPIILDHLGRPDVTDGAPYAKAQSLFDLAPIKSIYLKLTPRIMADAKRGAATPETLFAKLVATFGADRMAWGSNFPSSEGALTEILATAKDRLKSLSATDQSKIFATTAQKLYPALAG, encoded by the coding sequence ATGGTTTCTTATGTCGACATCCACCCGCATGTCATCTCCGATGATGCGAACCGTTATCCGTTGGCGCCGCTGTTCGGCAAACGCTCCGACTGGTCGCGGGAGCGACCTTGCACGGTCGAGACGTTGATCGCGGCTATGGACGACGCCAGCGTCGACAAAGCCGCCGTCGTTCATTCTTCGACCACCTACGGTTTCGACAACAGCTATGTGGCCGATGCCTGTGCCCAATATTCCGATCGCCTTGTGGCGGTCGGTTCCATCGACATTCTCCAGCCCGATGCGACGGAGGAAATTCATCGCTGGGTGGACCGAGGGCTGGTCGGCCTGCGCCTGTTCACTGGCGGCAGCACGAAGGATTTCGATCCGAGCGATCTGGAAGATCCACGTTCGTTTCCGGCGTGGGAACTCTGCGGCGAATTGGGTCTGCCGATGTGTATCCAGACCGGGCCGATCGGCTTGGCGCCCGTCGCGGCGCTGGCCCATCGATTCCCGAACGTGCCGATCATTCTCGACCATCTCGGCCGTCCGGATGTCACCGATGGGGCGCCTTATGCCAAGGCGCAAAGCCTGTTCGACCTGGCACCGATCAAATCCATCTATCTCAAGCTGACGCCGCGCATCATGGCCGACGCGAAACGCGGCGCGGCGACGCCCGAAACTCTGTTCGCCAAACTGGTGGCGACGTTCGGCGCCGACCGCATGGCTTGGGGCTCCAATTTTCCCAGTTCCGAAGGCGCGCTGACGGAGATTCTGGCGACGGCGAAGGATCGGCTGAAATCGCTTTCGGCCACCGACCAGAGCAAGATTTTCGCCACGACCGCGCAGAAGCTCTATCCCGCGCTGGCGGGCTGA
- a CDS encoding amidohydrolase family protein: MIIDCHGHFTTVPKSFRDWRARQIATADDPANAPKMSEAYLTDDQIRDAIGNGQLKLQKERGSDLTLFSPIAGLMSHHLGNERTSLEWARVSNDTVQRVSELFPENFAPVCQLPQSPGAPPANSIPELRRCIEEFGFVGCNLNPDPSGGYWTGKPMTDREWYPLYEVLVELDVPAMIHVAASCNPNAHGTGAHYLNADTSVFMQVLQSDLFKNFPTLRFVIPHGGGAVPYHWGRYRGMSLEIMNRPLEGLLDNIFFDTCVYHKPGVALLTEVIPSSNVLFGSEMIGAVRGKDPNTGNYFDDTKRYVDALVELTAMDRQKIFEGNARRVYPRLDARLKAQGR, encoded by the coding sequence ATGATCATTGATTGCCACGGTCATTTCACGACCGTCCCGAAATCGTTTCGCGATTGGCGCGCCAGGCAGATAGCTACCGCCGACGATCCGGCCAACGCGCCGAAGATGAGCGAAGCCTATCTGACCGACGATCAGATTCGCGACGCGATCGGCAATGGTCAGCTCAAGCTGCAAAAGGAACGCGGCAGCGATCTGACTTTGTTTTCGCCCATCGCCGGTCTGATGTCGCATCATCTGGGCAACGAGCGGACGAGCCTCGAATGGGCCCGGGTCTCGAACGACACGGTGCAGCGGGTGAGCGAACTCTTCCCGGAGAATTTTGCGCCGGTCTGCCAACTGCCTCAATCGCCCGGTGCGCCGCCGGCGAACAGCATTCCGGAGCTGCGGCGTTGCATCGAGGAGTTTGGCTTTGTTGGCTGTAATCTCAATCCTGATCCGAGCGGCGGCTATTGGACCGGAAAGCCGATGACCGACCGCGAGTGGTATCCTCTCTATGAAGTGCTCGTCGAACTCGACGTGCCGGCGATGATCCACGTCGCCGCGTCCTGCAATCCCAATGCCCATGGAACCGGGGCGCATTATCTCAACGCCGACACATCGGTCTTCATGCAGGTGTTGCAGTCCGATCTCTTTAAGAACTTTCCGACCTTGCGTTTCGTGATCCCGCACGGCGGCGGTGCAGTGCCCTATCACTGGGGCCGCTATCGCGGCATGTCGCTGGAGATTATGAACCGGCCGCTGGAAGGCCTGCTCGATAACATCTTCTTCGATACCTGTGTCTATCACAAACCGGGCGTCGCCTTGCTCACCGAGGTCATACCTTCGAGCAACGTTCTGTTTGGGTCGGAAATGATCGGTGCGGTGCGTGGCAAGGACCCCAACACCGGAAACTACTTCGACGACACAAAACGTTATGTCGACGCGTTGGTCGAACTGACCGCGATGGATCGGCAGAAGATTTTCGAAGGCAACGCCCGCCGCGTCTATCCGCGGCTCGACGCCAGACTGAAGGCACAGGGTCGCTGA
- a CDS encoding MFS transporter yields MAVSSSNEGHAPSLTIQEPSGRLWTVLTLLTFGLLISFVDRTSLSSALADKNFVDYFVLNSVDRGWLNSAFFWTYGLMQLPMGWIVDRYGVKWPYAAFFAIWCLATALTGLVTALAALIFMRLLVGAAEAVVIPASYRWIGSNMGESHKGFAAGVLSTGGKIGPALGAPIAAWLIDNYSWKLMFLATGIAGMLWLIPWLMVTRNDLPSKAEAAGNRKKASSVTLVALLKSPVIWGAMINNFCYGYFTFYCMTWMPAYLVEQRGLSLQSSGLYTFFSFIGIAIVATIAGWAADRIIERGGDAVFVRKTFIIAGFIGGSTVLFGAFAPTLQMALFWNVLSLTLLGLTTANNLALCKLTLIPKPAIGLATGVQQLATSLAGGISASLSGWLLHVSGTYELPMMVIFVFLLIGAVNTAVLLRPKWAPRVQTAPDVAKA; encoded by the coding sequence ATGGCGGTGTCGAGTTCAAACGAAGGGCATGCCCCGTCCTTGACCATCCAGGAGCCATCGGGTCGCCTCTGGACCGTTCTAACTCTGCTGACGTTCGGTCTCCTCATCTCCTTCGTCGACCGCACCAGCCTCTCGTCGGCGCTCGCCGACAAGAACTTTGTTGACTATTTCGTGCTCAACAGTGTTGACCGTGGCTGGCTGAACTCAGCCTTCTTCTGGACCTACGGTTTGATGCAATTGCCGATGGGCTGGATCGTCGATCGGTATGGCGTCAAATGGCCCTATGCGGCGTTCTTCGCCATCTGGTGTCTGGCGACAGCGCTCACCGGCCTCGTCACGGCGTTGGCCGCCTTGATCTTTATGCGCCTCCTCGTCGGCGCGGCTGAGGCCGTCGTGATCCCCGCAAGCTACCGCTGGATCGGCAGCAACATGGGCGAAAGCCATAAGGGCTTCGCCGCCGGCGTGCTGTCGACGGGCGGTAAAATTGGGCCGGCTCTCGGTGCGCCAATCGCCGCGTGGCTCATCGACAATTACTCATGGAAGCTCATGTTCCTGGCCACGGGTATCGCCGGCATGTTGTGGCTGATCCCTTGGCTCATGGTGACTCGGAACGATCTGCCGTCGAAAGCGGAAGCGGCCGGAAACCGGAAGAAGGCATCATCGGTGACATTGGTCGCGCTCCTGAAAAGCCCGGTCATCTGGGGCGCGATGATCAACAATTTCTGTTACGGCTATTTCACCTTCTACTGCATGACCTGGATGCCGGCCTATCTCGTCGAGCAGCGTGGTCTTTCGCTGCAAAGTTCGGGCCTCTACACGTTCTTCAGCTTCATCGGAATCGCCATCGTCGCCACGATCGCCGGTTGGGCGGCCGACCGGATCATCGAGCGCGGCGGTGATGCGGTGTTCGTCCGCAAAACCTTCATCATCGCCGGCTTCATCGGCGGTAGCACGGTTCTGTTCGGCGCTTTTGCCCCGACGCTGCAAATGGCGCTGTTCTGGAACGTGCTGTCGCTGACGCTGTTGGGGCTCACGACGGCCAACAATCTGGCGTTGTGCAAGCTGACCTTGATCCCCAAGCCGGCGATCGGGCTTGCGACCGGCGTGCAGCAGCTCGCCACCAGCCTTGCCGGCGGTATATCGGCCAGCCTGTCGGGATGGTTGCTGCATGTCAGCGGCACTTACGAACTGCCGATGATGGTTATTTTTGTTTTCCTGCTCATCGGCGCCGTCAACACGGCGGTACTGCTGCGGCCGAAATGGGCGCCGCGTGTTCAGACGGCGCCGGACGTGGCGAAAGCATAA
- a CDS encoding ABC transporter substrate-binding protein has product MGGKVHLKIAVAEHPHTSAIRNGSIPIEGVDAEIITVNPQIGAFRRMVRDVEFDVCELAPTTYIIARAYGAPFVALPIFVTRRFHHGGLLVRPDANIRSPKDLEGKKVGVRAYSVTTGVWTRQVLMDEFGLDNDKVTWVVDDEEHVTQLKLPANVIHAPQGRSLADMMIDGELSAGFDAAAGIGRSGAPTGGWKELDANYPDLFPDAEALENDYYKRTGIYPMHGTIVVKDSVLAENPWIAKSLFDAFSRAKDEWLARLDAEGPKNGVDSKYAKLRKIVGHDPLPYGLPANLKTIEALEQTSFKQGLTPRRMSMEELFVDPQRA; this is encoded by the coding sequence ATGGGCGGGAAGGTTCATTTGAAAATCGCAGTTGCCGAACATCCGCATACATCGGCGATTCGGAATGGTTCGATCCCCATCGAAGGGGTCGATGCCGAGATCATCACGGTCAATCCGCAGATCGGCGCGTTCCGGCGTATGGTGCGCGATGTCGAGTTCGATGTCTGCGAACTCGCGCCGACGACCTATATCATCGCGCGCGCTTATGGTGCTCCGTTCGTAGCGCTGCCGATCTTCGTCACGCGCCGCTTCCATCATGGCGGCCTACTTGTACGCCCGGATGCGAACATCCGTTCGCCTAAGGATCTCGAAGGCAAGAAAGTCGGCGTTCGCGCCTATTCGGTCACCACTGGCGTGTGGACGCGCCAGGTATTGATGGACGAATTCGGTCTCGATAACGACAAGGTGACTTGGGTGGTCGACGACGAAGAGCACGTGACGCAGCTCAAGCTACCGGCCAATGTCATCCATGCGCCGCAAGGCCGCTCCCTCGCCGACATGATGATCGACGGCGAACTGTCGGCTGGCTTCGATGCGGCAGCCGGCATCGGCCGCTCGGGCGCGCCGACAGGTGGGTGGAAGGAACTTGATGCGAATTATCCAGACCTCTTCCCCGACGCCGAAGCCCTGGAGAACGACTACTACAAGCGCACCGGCATCTATCCGATGCATGGCACCATCGTGGTGAAGGATTCTGTGCTGGCCGAAAACCCGTGGATCGCGAAATCGCTGTTCGATGCCTTCTCGCGCGCCAAGGACGAATGGCTTGCGCGCCTCGACGCCGAAGGACCGAAGAATGGCGTGGACAGCAAATATGCCAAACTTCGCAAAATCGTCGGACACGATCCCCTGCCCTACGGACTCCCCGCCAATCTCAAAACTATCGAAGCACTCGAACAGACCTCGTTCAAGCAAGGGCTGACGCCGCGGCGTATGTCCATGGAAGAACTCTTCGTCGATCCGCAGCGGGCTTGA
- a CDS encoding aldolase/citrate lyase family protein has translation MSKSNRLNGVIRAWEAGKPAFAAFAKLDKQTAAEMSDAPYDGVVYEMEHNPYDVAGLGDALQYMLNRKAIAESGSVAPSVTPLARIPANGVEMNQSFAKQVLDRGVYGVIWPHVSTVEQAYSAVASCRYARPKNAALYEPRGVRGDGPANAARYWGLTQPEYYARADVWPLAPEGEILVGLMIESTAAIQNLDDMLASVPGIGFCLIGEGDLSQELGYPRQYEHPVVIDAMKAIAATCHKYKVPVGNPHVSAKNLERLLAEGYRFLMSAPSRSYGVVGQGRELAGY, from the coding sequence ATGTCCAAGAGCAATCGCCTGAATGGTGTGATCCGTGCCTGGGAGGCTGGCAAGCCGGCGTTCGCCGCTTTCGCCAAGCTCGACAAGCAGACCGCCGCCGAAATGAGTGATGCGCCTTATGATGGCGTCGTCTATGAAATGGAACATAATCCTTACGATGTCGCCGGTCTTGGCGATGCGTTGCAATACATGCTCAACCGCAAGGCGATTGCCGAGTCAGGCTCCGTCGCTCCGTCAGTCACACCGTTGGCGCGCATCCCGGCCAATGGCGTTGAGATGAACCAGTCCTTTGCCAAGCAGGTGTTGGACCGCGGCGTCTATGGCGTGATCTGGCCGCATGTCAGCACGGTGGAACAGGCTTACAGTGCCGTGGCCTCCTGCCGGTACGCTCGCCCGAAGAATGCTGCGCTCTACGAACCGCGCGGCGTGCGTGGCGACGGACCGGCCAATGCCGCGCGCTATTGGGGCCTCACTCAACCGGAATATTACGCGCGCGCCGATGTGTGGCCGCTCGCGCCAGAAGGGGAAATTCTCGTCGGCCTCATGATCGAGAGCACGGCGGCAATCCAAAATCTCGACGACATGCTGGCCAGCGTGCCTGGCATTGGCTTTTGCCTGATCGGCGAAGGCGATCTCAGCCAGGAACTGGGTTATCCGCGCCAATACGAGCATCCGGTGGTCATCGATGCCATGAAAGCCATCGCGGCCACCTGCCACAAGTATAAAGTTCCGGTTGGCAATCCGCACGTCTCGGCCAAGAATCTCGAACGACTGCTTGCTGAAGGCTATCGATTCCTGATGTCGGCCCCCTCGCGAAGCTACGGCGTAGTCGGCCAAGGCCGGGAACTGGCAGGTTACTGA